The genomic stretch CTGTACTGGTGCTATACTGCGGCAAATCCAGCCTGGTCAATTCCGTCAGCAACGTGGTGACGGTCAACCTGCACGTGCTGGATGTGCTCATCTGTCTGGGCTGCATTCCACTAACGGCCGTCTTGGTGCTGCTGCCACCGCCGGTGGCCTCTGGGGCGGCGCCGTTGTGCTGTTTCCACGAGGCTTGCGTCTCCTTCGCCAGCGTGGCCACAGCCGCCAACGTGCTGGCCATCACGCTGGACCGCTACGACATCTCGGTGAAGCCGACTAACCGCGTGCTGAACATGCGCAGGGCCGCCGCCCTGCTAGCCGCCGTGTGGGCTGCATCTTCCTTCAGCTTCCTGGTGCCCTTCATAGAGGTGGGCTTCCTAGGGGCGGAGCATGCCGAACAGAACAGGACAACAGCAGACTGGTATTACACCGAGCCGGGCCTCTACTACCACCTGCTGGCCCAGATTCCCATCTTCATCTTCACCGCCGTGGCCATGCTCGTCACCTACTCCAAGATCATGCAGGCGCTCAACATCCGAATTGGCACCCGTTTCCAAGCCAGCCAGAAGAGGAAGGCATGCGCGAGGAAGACGGTCGCTATGACGACACGGCCAGACTGCACGGACGTCCCGCGCCGCCACCCCATGCTGGGCATGCGTGCGTCTGTTTCGGTGATCATCGCCCTGCGCCGGGTGGTCAAGAGGCATCGGGAGCGGCGCGAGCGGCAGAAGCGCCTCTTCC from Brienomyrus brachyistius isolate T26 chromosome 3, BBRACH_0.4, whole genome shotgun sequence encodes the following:
- the gpr22a gene encoding G-protein coupled receptor 22; this translates as MFIPSDPERGATMNNVTTSNDTESLGAGARLEMKYPLSFQVVLTGFLVLEMVLGLSSNLTVLVLYCGKSSLVNSVSNVVTVNLHVLDVLICLGCIPLTAVLVLLPPPVASGAAPLCCFHEACVSFASVATAANVLAITLDRYDISVKPTNRVLNMRRAAALLAAVWAASSFSFLVPFIEVGFLGAEHAEQNRTTADWYYTEPGLYYHLLAQIPIFIFTAVAMLVTYSKIMQALNIRIGTRFQASQKRKACARKTVAMTTRPDCTDVPRRHPMLGMRASVSVIIALRRVVKRHRERRERQKRLFRMSFLIVATFLLCWTPVTVLNAVILIAGPGNVTVQLRLSLLVLAYATTVFHPLLYAFTRQKLQKALKGKIKKRVVSVVEVEPPPPLNDPVTHNSWIDPQRNKVVTFQDDQVRQKCFSSRNAD